A section of the Pseudomonas lini genome encodes:
- a CDS encoding spinster family MFS transporter, with product MQNSTQAANAWRILFLLFLANLFNFFDRTIPAIIIEPIRMEWHLSDFQLGIIGTAFTIVYAIAGLPLGRLADTGSRSKLMGWGLAAWSGLTAVNGLVGSFWSFLIVRMGIGIGEASYAPAANSLIGDLFPAHRRARAMGIFMLGLPLGLLLAFFTIGWMVKAFDSWRAPFFIAAVPGLILAVFMFFIKEPKRGAAESVQVSQERVDRPIRRVLAVPTFLWLVMAGLCFNFATYACNSFLVPMLQRYFLMPLQDAAVATGVIVGVTGLFGLTLGGWIADKIHQRVANGRLLFAAFSLIISTVCTAWALHAGRIEIGVFVAVFSLGWLFAYNFYTCVYTAIQDVVEPRLRATAMALFFAGLYLLGGGLGPVVVGGLSDHFAHSAMLSAGAEQMNEAYKAVGLHDAMYLIPVALFFTMVFLFLASRCFVRDAKRMKEGLVAVVEPVGAAATA from the coding sequence ATGCAGAACTCGACCCAAGCGGCGAATGCCTGGCGCATTCTGTTCCTGCTGTTCCTGGCCAACCTGTTCAATTTCTTCGACCGCACCATTCCAGCCATCATCATCGAGCCGATCCGCATGGAATGGCACCTCAGCGACTTTCAACTGGGGATCATCGGGACCGCATTCACCATCGTTTACGCCATTGCCGGCCTGCCCCTGGGGCGATTGGCCGATACCGGTTCGCGCAGCAAGTTGATGGGTTGGGGGCTGGCAGCCTGGAGCGGGCTGACTGCGGTCAACGGGCTGGTGGGCAGTTTCTGGAGTTTTCTGATCGTGCGCATGGGCATCGGCATCGGTGAAGCCAGTTATGCACCGGCCGCCAACTCGCTGATCGGCGATTTATTCCCGGCTCATCGTAGGGCGCGGGCCATGGGGATTTTCATGCTTGGCCTGCCGCTGGGGTTACTGCTGGCGTTTTTCACCATCGGCTGGATGGTCAAGGCGTTCGACAGCTGGCGCGCGCCGTTCTTTATCGCGGCAGTGCCGGGGCTGATCCTGGCGGTCTTCATGTTCTTCATTAAGGAGCCGAAACGCGGTGCGGCGGAAAGCGTGCAAGTGTCTCAGGAGCGCGTAGACCGGCCGATCCGTCGAGTGCTGGCGGTGCCGACTTTCCTGTGGCTGGTGATGGCGGGGCTGTGCTTCAACTTCGCCACTTATGCCTGCAACTCGTTTCTGGTGCCGATGCTGCAGCGCTATTTCCTGATGCCGTTGCAGGACGCAGCAGTGGCCACCGGGGTGATCGTCGGGGTGACCGGGTTGTTCGGCCTGACGCTTGGCGGCTGGATAGCCGACAAGATTCACCAGCGTGTGGCCAATGGGCGGCTGCTGTTCGCGGCGTTCAGCCTGATCATTTCGACCGTGTGCACCGCCTGGGCGCTGCACGCTGGACGCATTGAGATCGGGGTATTTGTTGCGGTGTTCAGCTTGGGTTGGTTGTTCGCCTACAACTTCTATACCTGCGTGTACACGGCGATCCAGGACGTGGTCGAACCGCGCCTGCGGGCCACGGCGATGGCGTTGTTTTTTGCCGGTCTGTATTTGTTGGGTGGCGGATTGGGGCCGGTGGTGGTGGGCGGATTGTCGGATCACTTTGCCCATAGCGCGATGCTCTCGGCGGGGGCCGAACAGATGAACGAGGCGTACAAGGCTGTCGGCCTGCATGACGCGATGTATCTGATCCCGGTGGCATTGTTCTTTACGATGGTGTTTCTGTTTTTGGCCTCGCGGTGTTTTGTAAGGGATGCGAAGCGGATGAAGGAAGGGTTGGTGGCGGTGGTTGAGCCTGTGGGGGCTGCGGCGACTGCTTAA
- the rapA gene encoding RNA polymerase-associated protein RapA, protein MAQQYQPGQRWISDSEAELGLGTVLAQDGRLLTVLYPATGETRQYALRNAPLTRVRFSPGDSITHFEGWKLTVQEVDDVDGLLVYHGLNAQNEVVTLPETQLSNFIQFRLASDRLFAGQIDPLAWFSLRYNTLEHTSRQLQSSLWGLGGVRAQPIAHQLHIAREVADRIAPRVLLADEVGLGKTIEAGLVIHRQLLSGRANRVLILVPENLQHQWLVEMRRRFNLQVALFDEERFIESDAANPFEDTQLALVALEWLVDDEKAQDALFAAGWDLLVVDEAHHLVWHEDQVSPQYSLVEQLAEVIPGVLLLTATPEQLGQDSHFARLRLLDPNRFHDLHAFRAESENYRPVAEAVQELLDKGRLSPEAHKTIHGFLGNEGEALLTAVNDGDTEASARLVRELLDRHGTGRVLFRNTRAAVQGFPERKLHPYPLPCPAEYLELPLGDHAELYPEVSFQAQPDANEEERWWKFDPRVEWLIDTLKMLKRTKVLVICAHAETAMDLEDALRVRSGIPATVFHEGMNILERDRAAAYFADEEFGAQVLICSEIGSEGRNFQFSHHLVLFDLPSHPDLLEQRIGRLDRIGQKHIIELHVPYLETSPQERLYQWYHEALNAFLNTCPTGNALQHQFGPRLLPLLETADDGEWQALIDEARAERERLEAELHTGRDRLLELNSGGAGEGDALVEDIFEQDDQFALPIYMETLFDAFGIDSEDHSENALILKPSEKMLDASFPLGDDEGVTITYDRNQALSREDMQFITWEHPMVQGGMDLVLSGSMGNTAVALIKNKALKPGTVLLELLYVSEVVAPRSLQLGRYLPPAALRCLLDANGNDLSTRVSFETLNDQLESVPRASANKFIQAQRDQLTPRINAGEEKITPRHAERVAEAQRRLAADTDEELARLTALQAVNPTVRDSELVALRKQREQGLAMLDKAALRLEAIRVLVAG, encoded by the coding sequence ATGGCGCAGCAGTATCAACCGGGGCAACGCTGGATCAGTGACAGCGAAGCCGAGCTGGGTTTGGGCACCGTTCTGGCACAGGACGGCCGCTTGTTGACCGTGCTCTACCCGGCCACTGGCGAGACCCGCCAGTACGCGCTACGGAATGCGCCCCTCACCCGCGTGCGGTTTTCGCCGGGTGACAGCATCACTCACTTCGAAGGCTGGAAACTGACCGTCCAGGAAGTCGACGACGTCGATGGCCTGCTGGTCTACCACGGCCTCAACGCGCAGAACGAAGTGGTCACCCTGCCGGAAACCCAACTGTCGAACTTCATTCAGTTCCGTCTGGCCAGCGACCGTTTGTTCGCCGGACAGATCGACCCGCTCGCCTGGTTCTCCCTGCGCTACAACACCCTGGAACACACCAGCCGCCAGTTGCAATCCTCCCTTTGGGGCCTGGGCGGCGTGCGGGCGCAACCGATCGCGCACCAATTGCACATCGCCCGTGAAGTCGCCGACCGCATCGCGCCACGCGTTCTGCTGGCAGACGAAGTGGGCCTGGGCAAGACCATCGAAGCCGGTCTGGTGATCCATCGCCAACTGCTCTCGGGCCGCGCCAATCGCGTGTTGATCCTGGTGCCGGAAAACCTCCAACACCAGTGGCTGGTGGAGATGCGCCGCCGCTTCAACCTGCAAGTCGCGCTGTTCGACGAAGAACGCTTCATCGAAAGCGATGCCGCCAACCCGTTCGAAGACACCCAGCTTGCACTGGTTGCGCTCGAATGGCTGGTGGACGACGAAAAGGCCCAGGACGCGTTGTTCGCGGCCGGCTGGGATTTGCTGGTGGTCGACGAAGCGCACCACTTGGTGTGGCACGAAGACCAGGTCAGCCCTCAGTACTCACTGGTGGAGCAACTGGCCGAAGTCATTCCCGGCGTATTGCTGCTGACCGCGACCCCGGAACAACTGGGCCAGGACAGTCACTTCGCCCGTCTGCGCCTGCTCGACCCGAACCGTTTCCATGACCTGCACGCCTTCCGCGCCGAGAGCGAAAACTATCGCCCGGTGGCCGAAGCCGTTCAGGAGTTGCTGGACAAAGGGCGCCTGTCGCCTGAAGCGCACAAGACCATTCACGGTTTCCTCGGCAACGAAGGCGAAGCCCTGCTGACCGCCGTCAATGATGGCGACACCGAAGCCAGCGCCCGTCTGGTCCGCGAATTGCTGGACCGTCACGGCACCGGCCGCGTGCTGTTCCGTAACACCCGCGCCGCCGTGCAGGGTTTCCCGGAGCGCAAACTGCACCCGTACCCGCTGCCGTGCCCGGCCGAATACCTCGAACTGCCATTGGGCGATCACGCCGAGCTGTACCCGGAAGTCAGCTTCCAGGCCCAGCCGGATGCCAACGAAGAAGAGCGCTGGTGGAAATTCGACCCGCGTGTCGAGTGGCTGATCGACACCCTGAAAATGCTCAAGCGCACCAAAGTGCTGGTGATCTGCGCCCACGCCGAAACCGCCATGGACCTGGAAGACGCCTTGCGCGTACGTTCCGGCATTCCCGCCACGGTCTTCCACGAAGGCATGAACATCCTCGAGCGTGACCGCGCCGCCGCCTACTTCGCCGACGAAGAATTCGGCGCTCAGGTGCTGATCTGCTCGGAAATCGGCAGTGAAGGTCGCAACTTCCAGTTCTCGCACCATCTGGTGCTGTTCGATCTGCCGTCGCACCCGGACCTGCTGGAGCAGCGTATCGGTCGTCTCGACCGGATCGGTCAGAAGCACATCATCGAACTGCACGTGCCGTACCTGGAAACCAGCCCGCAAGAACGGCTGTACCAGTGGTACCACGAAGCGCTGAACGCGTTCCTCAATACCTGCCCGACCGGCAACGCCTTGCAGCATCAGTTCGGCCCGCGCCTGCTGCCGCTGCTGGAAACCGCCGACGATGGTGAGTGGCAAGCGCTGATCGACGAAGCCCGCGCCGAACGTGAACGTCTGGAAGCTGAACTGCACACCGGACGCGACCGCTTGCTGGAACTCAACTCCGGCGGCGCTGGCGAAGGTGATGCGCTGGTCGAGGACATCTTCGAACAAGATGATCAGTTCGCCCTGCCGATCTACATGGAAACCCTGTTTGACGCCTTCGGCATCGACAGCGAAGACCATTCGGAAAACGCGCTAATCCTCAAGCCAAGCGAAAAAATGCTCGACGCCAGCTTCCCGCTGGGCGACGACGAAGGCGTAACCATCACCTACGACCGCAACCAGGCGTTGTCTCGCGAAGACATGCAATTCATCACCTGGGAACACCCGATGGTTCAGGGCGGCATGGACCTGGTCCTGTCTGGCTCGATGGGCAACACCGCCGTGGCGCTGATCAAGAACAAGGCGCTGAAACCGGGCACCGTGCTGCTGGAACTGCTCTACGTCAGCGAAGTGGTTGCCCCGCGTTCGCTGCAACTGGGCCGTTACCTGCCGCCGGCCGCCCTGCGCTGCCTGCTCGACGCCAACGGCAATGATCTGTCGACCCGAGTGTCGTTCGAAACCCTGAACGATCAACTGGAAAGCGTGCCCCGCGCCAGCGCCAACAAGTTCATCCAGGCCCAGCGCGATCAGCTGACGCCACGGATCAACGCCGGCGAAGAGAAGATCACCCCGCGTCACGCCGAGCGCGTGGCCGAGGCGCAACGTCGTCTGGCGGCGGATACCGACGAAGAACTGGCACGCCTGACCGCGTTGCAAGCGGTCAACCCGACCGTGCGCGACAGCGAACTGGTTGCCCTGCGCAAGCAACGCGAGCAAGGCCTGGCCATGCTCGACAAGGCTGCGCTGCGACTGGAAGCGATTCGGGTGTTGGTGGCGGGTTAA
- a CDS encoding inorganic phosphate transporter translates to MIDLFSGLDAWVLVSLLLALAFVLAFEFINGFHDTANAVATVIYTKAMPPHLAVFFSGVFNFLGVLLGGVGVAYAIVHLLPVELLINVNTGHGLAMVFSLLAAAITWNLGTWYFGIPASSSHTLIGSILGVGLANALINDIPLADGVNWQKAIDIGASLVFSPMAGFLVAALVLIGLKWWRPLSKMHKTPEQRRKIDDKKHPPFWNRLVLVISAMAVSFVHGSNDGQKGIGLIMLVLIGIVPAQFVLDLNSTTYQIERTRDATLHLSQFYKRNADTLGEFLALGKSVEGDLPEKFRCNPQQTEPTISALLDTLKGVADYHSLPSESRIEVRRYLLCLDDTAKKVSKLPGLAAREKADLDKLRKDLTTTTEYAPFWVILAVALALGLGTMVGWKRVVLTIGEKIGKQGMTYAQGMSAQITTACMIGLANIFSLPVSTTHVLSSGVAGTMVANKSGLQGGTVRTILLAWVLTLPATVALSAGLFWLASKALGS, encoded by the coding sequence ATGATCGATTTATTCAGCGGACTGGATGCTTGGGTGCTTGTGAGCCTCTTGCTCGCCCTGGCCTTTGTCCTCGCGTTCGAGTTCATCAACGGCTTTCATGACACCGCAAACGCGGTGGCCACTGTTATCTACACCAAAGCCATGCCGCCTCATCTGGCGGTGTTCTTTTCCGGTGTGTTCAACTTCCTCGGCGTGCTGCTGGGCGGTGTGGGCGTGGCATATGCCATCGTCCATTTGCTGCCGGTAGAACTGCTGATCAATGTGAACACCGGTCACGGACTGGCCATGGTGTTCTCGTTGCTCGCCGCCGCCATCACCTGGAACCTGGGCACTTGGTACTTCGGTATCCCCGCCTCCAGCTCCCACACGCTGATTGGTTCGATCCTCGGTGTCGGCCTGGCCAACGCCCTGATCAACGATATTCCGTTGGCCGATGGCGTGAACTGGCAGAAGGCGATCGATATCGGTGCGTCCCTGGTGTTCTCGCCGATGGCTGGCTTCCTGGTCGCTGCCCTGGTGCTGATCGGCCTTAAATGGTGGCGTCCGCTGTCCAAGATGCACAAGACCCCGGAACAGCGCCGCAAGATCGACGACAAGAAACACCCGCCGTTCTGGAACCGTCTGGTGCTGGTGATTTCGGCGATGGCAGTCAGCTTCGTGCACGGCTCGAACGATGGCCAGAAAGGTATCGGCCTGATCATGCTCGTGCTGATCGGTATCGTGCCGGCGCAGTTCGTTCTCGACCTGAACAGCACCACCTACCAGATCGAGCGGACTCGCGATGCGACCCTGCACCTGAGCCAGTTCTACAAGCGCAATGCCGATACGCTGGGTGAATTCCTGGCCTTGGGCAAAAGCGTGGAAGGTGATCTGCCAGAAAAATTCCGTTGCAACCCGCAACAGACCGAGCCGACCATCTCCGCCCTGCTAGACACTCTCAAAGGCGTAGCCGACTACCACTCGCTGCCGTCGGAAAGCCGCATTGAAGTGCGTCGTTACCTGCTCTGCCTGGACGACACGGCGAAGAAAGTCAGTAAGTTGCCTGGCCTCGCAGCCCGTGAAAAGGCAGACCTGGACAAGCTGCGCAAAGACCTGACCACCACCACCGAATACGCCCCGTTCTGGGTGATTCTGGCGGTCGCACTGGCACTGGGGCTGGGTACCATGGTGGGCTGGAAACGCGTGGTACTGACCATTGGCGAGAAGATCGGCAAGCAAGGCATGACCTATGCCCAAGGCATGTCGGCGCAGATCACCACAGCGTGCATGATCGGTCTGGCCAACATCTTCAGCCTGCCGGTTTCCACCACCCACGTCCTGTCTTCAGGCGTGGCCGGTACCATGGTCGCCAACAAAAGCGGCCTGCAAGGCGGCACCGTCAGAACCATCCTGCTGGCCTGGGTCTTGACCCTGCCCGCCACCGTGGCCCTGTCGGCCGGCCTGTTCTGGCTGGCGTCGAAGGCACTGGGTAGCTGA
- the pcaR gene encoding pca regulon transcriptional regulator PcaR, with protein MNDQMRNSFASVAPPIVASPAKRIQALTGDPDFMTSLARGLAVVQAFQERKRHLTIAQISHRTEIPRAAVRRCLHTLIKLGYATTDGRTYSLLPKVLTLGHAYLSSTPLAVSAQPYLDRMSEQLHEACNMATLEGDDILYIARSATTQRLISVDLSVGGRLPAYCTSMGRILLAALDDTSLREYLDHAELQAKTSRTLHTPEALLECLQEVRQQGWCIVDQELEQGLRSIAVPVYDASGQVVAALNVSTHAGRVSRSELEQRFLPGLLSASRDLSAQLFA; from the coding sequence ATGAACGATCAAATGCGCAATTCCTTCGCTTCAGTGGCACCGCCGATCGTTGCCTCGCCCGCCAAGCGAATCCAGGCCCTGACCGGTGACCCGGATTTCATGACCTCCCTGGCCCGTGGTCTGGCGGTGGTGCAAGCGTTCCAGGAGCGCAAGCGGCACCTGACCATTGCGCAGATCAGCCATCGCACGGAAATTCCCCGCGCCGCAGTGCGACGTTGCCTGCATACCCTGATAAAGCTCGGCTACGCCACCACCGACGGACGTACCTATTCGCTGCTGCCCAAAGTACTGACCCTGGGCCATGCCTATTTGTCGTCGACGCCATTGGCGGTTTCTGCCCAGCCGTACCTGGACCGCATGAGCGAGCAACTGCATGAGGCCTGCAACATGGCCACGCTGGAAGGCGATGACATTTTGTACATTGCGCGCTCGGCGACCACCCAGCGACTGATTTCCGTAGACCTCTCGGTGGGTGGACGTTTACCGGCCTATTGCACGTCCATGGGCAGGATTCTTCTCGCCGCGCTGGACGACACGTCACTGCGCGAATATCTCGACCATGCAGAGCTGCAAGCCAAGACCAGTCGCACGTTGCATACCCCCGAGGCGTTGCTCGAATGCCTGCAAGAGGTACGGCAACAAGGCTGGTGCATCGTTGATCAGGAACTGGAGCAGGGCCTGCGCTCGATTGCCGTTCCGGTGTACGACGCTTCCGGGCAAGTGGTGGCGGCGTTAAACGTCAGCACCCACGCCGGCCGGGTCAGTCGCAGCGAGCTGGAACAGCGTTTCCTGCCCGGTCTGCTAAGCGCCAGTCGTGACCTGAGCGCGCAACTCTTCGCCTAA
- the ccoM gene encoding cytochrome c oxidase subunit CcoM, producing the protein MFFDNVVIAGVLTVGLMVLFFAGFGFFIWKDSHKRK; encoded by the coding sequence ATGTTTTTCGACAACGTGGTGATCGCCGGAGTGCTGACAGTCGGCCTCATGGTTCTGTTTTTTGCAGGGTTTGGATTTTTTATCTGGAAGGATTCGCATAAGCGGAAATAA
- a CDS encoding putative bifunctional diguanylate cyclase/phosphodiesterase, whose protein sequence is MEWLGLHFMTGLPESGQVILNCTHNPFLVLLAYLVACAAGFATLDMTERVGHVEKSASQRLWRWVGAGCLAGGIWAMHFISMLAFQAPIEIHYHLPTTLLSLLFALTASWLAMHTLSHPQLNFWQYLRAAVWIGLGIATMHYVGMAALRSNAMAYYQPVLFVLSIVIAIGASLAALLISSHLRDGAGVFHQLLKYTASLVLGAGIVSMHFTGMAAFNLVLPAGSLQPLPSDNNHLQLGLTVAVMTLLIIGSSISAALADKKLQHKEHDLQRVNALLSQLDQARMSLQQVAHYDPLTNLINRRGFNQIFAEKLIEKTNEGGMLAVMFLDIDHFKRINDSLGHDAGDELLKVLAGHIKASVRSHEDVVARFGGDEFCILITLYDREEARQMAQRIMLKMKEPIELSGRRMVMTTSIGISLFPEDGKTCEELLKNADLALYQSKDCGRNALHFFSSNLKTRATLELQLEEELRHALRENTGLMLYYQPIYDLRIGQVTKLEALIRWQHPVHGLLTPDRFIAIAEANGLIADLDNWVLRKACEDLGELSRHDCEELKIAVNCSPLNLAREELANEIEHALHAFGVAPHRLELEVTENALMGNISNTLVLLRQIRALGVSLSIDDFGTGYSSLAYLRRLPLNTLKIDRSFIQDIPKATQDMEIVQAIIVMAHTLHLQVVTEGVETFEQYDFLERHGCDFVQGYLLSRPVPLAELRPVLAEINQRKHMHTVNPLSLARGIAALASTDPFPGTPAPHGGASVVRPIR, encoded by the coding sequence ATGGAGTGGCTTGGTTTGCATTTCATGACCGGGCTACCGGAGAGCGGGCAGGTCATACTCAATTGCACCCATAACCCTTTTCTGGTGTTGCTGGCTTATCTGGTCGCTTGTGCGGCTGGCTTCGCCACGCTGGACATGACCGAGCGGGTCGGTCATGTGGAAAAATCCGCCTCCCAACGACTCTGGCGCTGGGTCGGTGCCGGGTGCCTGGCAGGCGGTATCTGGGCCATGCATTTCATCAGCATGCTGGCGTTCCAGGCGCCGATCGAAATCCATTACCACCTGCCCACTACCCTGCTCTCGCTGTTGTTCGCCCTGACCGCCTCGTGGCTGGCCATGCACACCCTCAGCCATCCTCAGCTGAATTTCTGGCAATACCTGCGGGCCGCGGTGTGGATCGGCCTGGGCATCGCAACCATGCATTACGTGGGCATGGCCGCCCTGCGATCGAATGCGATGGCCTACTACCAACCCGTGCTGTTCGTGCTTTCCATTGTGATCGCCATCGGTGCCAGCCTGGCCGCCCTGTTGATTTCCAGTCACCTGCGCGATGGCGCCGGCGTGTTTCATCAATTGCTCAAATACACCGCCAGCCTGGTGCTCGGGGCCGGCATCGTCAGCATGCATTTCACCGGCATGGCGGCATTCAACCTGGTGCTGCCCGCTGGCAGCCTTCAGCCGCTGCCCAGCGACAATAATCACCTGCAACTGGGGTTGACGGTGGCGGTGATGACGCTGCTGATCATCGGCAGCAGCATCAGCGCTGCCCTGGCAGACAAAAAGCTGCAACACAAGGAGCATGACCTGCAGCGGGTCAACGCTCTGCTCAGTCAACTGGATCAGGCACGCATGTCGCTGCAACAAGTGGCGCACTACGACCCCCTGACCAACCTGATCAACCGCCGAGGCTTCAACCAGATCTTCGCCGAGAAACTCATTGAGAAAACCAACGAAGGCGGCATGCTGGCGGTGATGTTCCTCGACATCGACCACTTCAAGCGAATCAATGACAGCCTCGGCCATGACGCCGGCGACGAATTGCTCAAAGTCCTGGCCGGCCACATCAAGGCTTCGGTACGCAGTCACGAAGACGTGGTGGCGCGCTTCGGAGGCGACGAATTCTGCATCCTCATCACCCTGTACGACCGTGAAGAAGCGCGGCAAATGGCCCAGCGCATCATGCTGAAAATGAAGGAGCCCATCGAGTTGTCCGGACGGCGCATGGTCATGACCACCAGCATCGGCATCAGCCTGTTTCCGGAAGACGGCAAGACCTGTGAAGAACTGCTGAAAAACGCCGACCTGGCGCTGTACCAGTCCAAAGACTGCGGTCGCAATGCCCTGCATTTTTTCAGTTCAAACCTGAAAACCCGCGCCACCCTGGAGTTGCAACTCGAAGAGGAATTGCGCCACGCCCTGCGCGAAAACACCGGGTTGATGCTGTATTACCAACCCATCTATGACCTGAGAATCGGCCAGGTCACCAAACTTGAAGCACTGATTCGCTGGCAGCATCCGGTTCACGGATTGCTCACGCCGGATCGGTTCATCGCCATTGCCGAAGCCAATGGCCTGATCGCCGACCTGGACAACTGGGTGCTGCGCAAGGCCTGCGAGGACTTGGGCGAACTGTCCCGACACGATTGCGAAGAACTCAAAATCGCGGTGAATTGCTCGCCCCTGAACCTGGCGCGAGAAGAACTGGCCAATGAAATCGAACACGCCCTGCACGCCTTCGGGGTGGCGCCACACCGGCTGGAACTGGAAGTCACCGAGAATGCGTTGATGGGCAATATCAGCAACACCCTGGTATTGCTGCGGCAGATTCGCGCCCTCGGAGTCTCGTTGTCGATCGATGACTTCGGCACCGGCTATTCATCCCTGGCCTACCTCAGGCGCCTGCCATTAAACACGTTGAAGATCGACCGCTCGTTCATTCAGGACATCCCCAAGGCCACCCAGGACATGGAAATCGTCCAGGCCATCATCGTCATGGCCCACACCCTGCATTTACAGGTCGTCACTGAAGGCGTTGAAACCTTCGAGCAATACGACTTTCTTGAACGCCACGGCTGCGATTTCGTTCAGGGCTACCTGCTCAGTCGTCCGGTGCCGCTGGCCGAGTTGCGTCCGGTGCTGGCCGAAATCAATCAGCGCAAGCACATGCACACCGTCAATCCTCTGAGTCTGGCTCGCGGTATAGCTGCACTAGCGTCGACGGATCCTTTTCCAGGAACCCCTGCCCCCCATGGAGGCGCATCAGTTGTGCGGCCAATCCGCTGA
- a CDS encoding NAD(P)-dependent oxidoreductase — MMAALPSLGFAGIGLMGLPMCRRLLAAGYPLTVWNRNPDKCVALVEAGARQVATPAELCQHADVVMLCLADTAVVREVVFGPAGVAEGAKSGQLLVDFSSLEPTATREMASALASKTGMSWLDAPVSGGVVGAEAGSLAIMVGGEAADLERVRPVLLTLGLRVTHMGAVGAGQVTKACNQMIVACNALVIAEVVALAERSGVDARLIAEALAGGFADSKPLQILAPQMAESRFEPVKWHVRTLLKDLDTAVKFSREQGSATPISGLAAQLMRLHGGQGFLEKDPSTLVQLYREPDSED; from the coding sequence ATGATGGCAGCGTTACCTTCGCTGGGGTTTGCCGGTATCGGCCTGATGGGTTTGCCAATGTGCCGACGCCTGTTGGCGGCGGGTTATCCGCTGACGGTGTGGAACCGCAACCCCGACAAGTGCGTAGCGCTGGTCGAGGCCGGAGCACGGCAAGTGGCGACACCGGCCGAATTGTGTCAGCACGCTGATGTGGTGATGCTGTGTCTGGCTGACACTGCCGTTGTACGTGAGGTGGTGTTTGGCCCGGCAGGCGTTGCCGAGGGGGCGAAAAGCGGCCAGTTGCTGGTGGATTTTTCCAGCCTGGAACCCACCGCGACGCGGGAAATGGCAAGCGCATTGGCCAGTAAAACCGGTATGAGTTGGCTCGATGCGCCAGTGTCCGGCGGGGTGGTCGGTGCCGAGGCCGGCAGCCTGGCGATCATGGTCGGTGGCGAAGCGGCAGACCTTGAGCGCGTGCGGCCGGTGTTGTTGACCCTTGGCCTGCGCGTGACCCACATGGGCGCCGTCGGTGCGGGGCAGGTGACCAAGGCCTGCAATCAGATGATCGTGGCCTGCAATGCCTTGGTCATTGCCGAAGTGGTGGCCCTGGCCGAGCGTTCCGGGGTCGACGCACGCCTGATCGCCGAAGCGTTGGCCGGTGGTTTTGCCGATTCAAAACCCTTGCAGATTCTCGCGCCGCAAATGGCCGAAAGCCGTTTCGAACCGGTGAAATGGCACGTGCGCACGCTGCTCAAGGACCTCGACACCGCCGTGAAATTCTCCCGCGAACAAGGCTCGGCCACACCGATCAGCGGATTGGCCGCACAACTGATGCGCCTCCATGGGGGGCAGGGGTTCCTGGAAAAGGATCCGTCGACGCTAGTGCAGCTATACCGCGAGCCAGACTCAGAGGATTGA